The proteins below come from a single Halostagnicola larsenii XH-48 genomic window:
- a CDS encoding winged helix-turn-helix domain-containing protein, whose translation MRESGTWMTIWDDRILEYLRENEGATVGELTDSESIRVSNAHVSRRCKKLAEHGLLTPIGNGAYVITDVGKAYLDEEYDAENEVFLNQGNSSSGPSASETSES comes from the coding sequence ATGAGAGAGTCGGGAACGTGGATGACAATATGGGACGATCGCATCCTCGAGTATCTTCGTGAGAATGAGGGGGCCACAGTTGGCGAACTCACTGATAGTGAGAGTATTCGAGTCTCGAATGCGCATGTTTCTCGCCGATGTAAGAAGCTTGCAGAACACGGATTACTGACGCCTATCGGAAATGGTGCGTATGTCATTACGGACGTGGGAAAAGCCTATCTTGATGAGGAGTACGACGCTGAAAACGAAGTTTTCCTTAATCAGGGTAACTCGAGCAGTGGTCCAAGCGCCAGTGAAACCTCTGAATCATAA
- a CDS encoding helix-turn-helix transcriptional regulator: MTLTDGGSNLYTCDTPQCDGWKEVVTPDGYVCHDCADELEKKYEAEPRLLADGGIEWGDLSGFQRDILEEIARLETVGEDCYGLAIKEELEQYHDEVLHGRLYQNLDSLVDDKLLETGKIDGRTNSYTLTSEAKALLKESVYRRAKACGLEVSAADGGHNE, translated from the coding sequence GTGACCCTTACCGATGGCGGTTCAAACCTCTACACCTGTGACACGCCCCAGTGCGATGGGTGGAAAGAGGTCGTCACGCCGGACGGCTACGTTTGTCACGACTGCGCGGACGAACTCGAGAAGAAGTACGAAGCCGAGCCCAGATTACTCGCTGATGGAGGAATCGAGTGGGGCGATCTTTCCGGCTTTCAGCGTGACATTCTGGAAGAGATAGCTCGTCTTGAGACGGTCGGCGAAGACTGCTACGGGCTCGCAATCAAGGAGGAACTCGAGCAGTATCACGACGAAGTACTCCACGGCCGGCTCTACCAGAACCTCGACAGTCTGGTCGACGATAAACTTCTTGAGACCGGTAAAATCGATGGTCGGACGAACAGTTACACACTGACTTCCGAGGCCAAGGCGTTGCTCAAGGAGAGCGTCTATCGTCGGGCCAAGGCGTGTGGACTCGAGGTATCCGCAGCCGATGGTGGTCACAATGAATGA
- a CDS encoding tyrosine-type recombinase/integrase, whose product MSNDLEPLSPQEAVDLYVAHRELEVSAKTLQNHEYRLNAFVEWCNEVGIDNLNDLSGRDLHRYRVWRQKDVNVVTLRGQLATLRVFLEFCASIDAVEPGMRERVKLPDVDRADEARDVMLDEDRSRMLLSYLERYSRASRSHVIVAILWHTGIRLGGLRAIDLDDYEPDEQCVWLRHRPESETPLKNQGPAERPLALDDYYTDVIDEYIRFHRHDVVDEYGREPLVTSDRGRLSSGQIRSEVYRLTQPCLYKDCPHDRDPDDCEARVYGHYSECPSSLSPHTIRRGSITYQLREDIPEEIVSDRCDVSSDILERHYDRRTDREKMEQRRDFITDL is encoded by the coding sequence ATGAGCAACGATCTCGAGCCACTCTCGCCCCAGGAGGCCGTCGACCTCTACGTAGCCCACCGCGAACTTGAGGTGAGCGCAAAGACGCTCCAGAACCACGAGTATCGACTCAACGCGTTTGTGGAATGGTGCAACGAGGTCGGGATCGACAACCTCAACGACCTCTCCGGGCGCGATCTCCACCGATACCGCGTCTGGCGACAGAAGGACGTCAACGTCGTCACCCTTCGCGGCCAGCTCGCAACACTACGCGTGTTCCTCGAGTTTTGCGCGTCGATCGACGCCGTCGAACCGGGAATGCGCGAACGTGTGAAGCTTCCCGATGTCGATCGCGCCGACGAAGCTCGAGACGTGATGCTCGACGAAGATCGTTCCCGGATGCTACTGAGCTACCTCGAGCGGTACAGCCGCGCGAGCCGGAGTCACGTTATCGTCGCGATTCTCTGGCACACGGGAATCCGTCTCGGCGGTCTTCGAGCGATCGATCTCGATGACTACGAACCGGACGAACAGTGCGTTTGGCTACGCCATCGTCCTGAATCCGAGACGCCGCTGAAGAATCAAGGGCCTGCTGAGCGCCCCCTCGCGTTGGACGACTACTATACCGACGTGATCGACGAGTACATTCGATTTCACCGGCACGATGTCGTCGACGAGTACGGACGCGAACCACTCGTAACGAGTGACCGAGGACGGCTTAGTTCCGGTCAAATCCGATCGGAAGTGTATCGGCTGACACAGCCTTGTCTGTACAAGGACTGTCCGCACGATCGCGACCCGGACGACTGTGAGGCTCGAGTCTACGGTCACTATTCAGAGTGTCCGAGTAGCCTCTCACCGCACACGATTCGGCGAGGTTCGATTACCTACCAGCTTCGCGAGGACATCCCCGAGGAGATCGTCAGTGATCGCTGTGACGTTTCCTCAGATATCCTCGAGCGACACTACGATCGACGAACAGACCGCGAAAAGATGGAACAGCGACGCGACTTCATCACCGATCTTTAA